The Veillonella criceti genome contains the following window.
GTGGTAAACCATGCGGAATACCTATTGCTAATAAATTGGCTAAGGCTTTAAATGTTCCTGTAGACGAATTATTCACAGTGTAAACCTCAACCTATCATATTATCATCTCTCTAACTGTGAATATTCGTTTGTAAGGCGTTTTTATTAAGAAAGGATGTGTTTGTATGGAGCTAATACAACAAGAGTATGCAAGACCTAAATTCTTCATGATTAAGTACAATGTCAGCCGAACTACATTGTGGCGGTTATTGCAGAATATGAAAACACGGCCAAAGTTTAAGAATTCATTTAGACGAACTAGCCCAGGTGTTGAATTAATCAATATTGCAGATTTTGACCGCTTCATGGTAATTCGAACCGCAGAACTAGAAAGGGTGTGATGGATCATGTCAGAAAAAGAAAAAGCCGCTCCATGTGCGCCAACACATGAAGCGGTAAAGGAAAGTAAAGCTAGCAGGCTTTATACTTCCTTTTTATTATATCAATTCCCCGCAGGGATATCAAATGAAAGGGGATTATATGTTTAGAAATGGGAAATATTTCAACGGTAGAACATTTTTACATCAACAATTAGGTGATGACCTTATAAACGAATTAAAAATTTGCCGTATTAGACAAAATAAATATGAAGAAGACGGTAATATATTTAATCGGGATTTAATGTTTTATAGTGAAGAATATGGTGTTTATAAAACGCTACCGAGTAAGAAATTGAACGCAGAAATACGAAGGCGAATAAAAAATATTTCTAATAACCGTCAACGAGAAGTGCGACTGTATATTGAAGATATGGCAGAAATTAAGGATATAAAATTTGAAAACTATATAGCAACTAAAAATGTTATTCTTGATGTTTTTAATCGAGCAACATTCAGGTATTCGCCTGATATTATATGCACTCGGTATATACCTACTGAATATAATCGCTTACAGAGTGAATGCTCTATTCTTGATAAGTTTATGAATACAATTACTTGCGGTAATAAAGATATAGAAAACCTGCTTTACGAATTTATAGGGTATTGCTTATCGCCAACAATATTTATACATCAATTTTTTATTATTATTGGTGAGGGTAGCAATGGAAAAGTACATTTTTTAAGTTGCTAACGGAATTATTAGGGCATTGGAATGTAGGCAATACGCCACTAAATAAATACGGTGGGCGCTTTGAGTTAGCCGGTATGGAATATATAGCTGTTAATATAGGCGATGACATAAGCGATAAGGCGCTATTAGAAACAGATAACCTAAAGAAATTAGTTAGTGGTGACCCTGTCAAGGTAGAGCAGAAAGGAAAACAAGGATATGTTATATATCCAACATGTAAGCATATATTTAGTGCGAACACTATGCCTAGGGTTGTAGATACAAGCGGGGGCATGAAAGGCGTTTTGTGGCTATTCCATTCAATGCAGATTTAAAAAGAATGGGATCCTGAAATTTTAAACAAGATAATTGAAGCGGGTGGTCTTACCGTACTTATGAATAGAGCGCTTGAGGGGTTACAGCGATTACGTTCAGCTTATCAATTCACAATGTGCGATGAAGTCTTACTCACTACTGAAGAGCATTTGAAAGAAATGAACCCCTTAGCAATATTTAATGACATGTGGCTTAATAATGAGTTTGAACCCTATGAAAGCCCTACTGCTAAAGAATTTGTTTGTGTACCGATTAATGAAGTGGTGGCTAATCAA
Protein-coding sequences here:
- a CDS encoding DUF5906 domain-containing protein; the protein is MLTELLGHWNVGNTPLNKYGGRFELAGMEYIAVNIGDDISDKALLETDNLKKLVSGDPVKVEQKGKQGYVIYPTCKHIFSANTMPRVVDTSGGMKGVLWLFHSMQI